GAGACAGGAAGTGAGGACTGTAGGGGTGGATTGTCTCTAACAAATGCAAAAAGGTCACTTGAAAgagcgagtgagtgagagagtctTAGAGTCACAAAAATAACACCGAACAAGGAATTCCCCCACCTCCTAAGTTCCAGCcaaaccaaagtgtgtgtgtgtgtgtgtgacttgtcTGGGCAAGCAGGTTTTTGTGTTCAGTTTGTGATAAAGTGTTTAGTAATAAGTTGTGTTATATACAAGTCGTAAGGCtatgttatataatataatatataatgatgttttgttgtaattaggcAGTAAACCTAAAACTACATTTTCTGTACTAGATTTGATTTTTTACTTGTGTAGACAATGTTCTCAGTATGAGTATTCTATTACTGTAAAAAGGACTAATCCATCTTATGTGCTCTGTTTCATTACAGGGTCTAATTTAAGAAGGAAAAGACAAAGCAAACAGGAAGAAGCTGGGACAAGaagagaagaaaaagagagagaaagggcgGGATGCAAGAGGGAAACAGTGTGGAAGATATTGATAGGCCAGGACTCACAGGAAATCAGGAGGATTATAGACTCCTTTAAAGCTAGAAAAGATGAAGCCCATTCAAATACAAGGAAGGCGATCACCCCCCTCCACTCGTGCCAAGGGAGTTAAGAGGAGGGCAGCAAACAGTAGTCCACAGGAAGAGAAGAGAGACACAGAGGAAAAACCCCAAATTTCACCTACCTCTCCCAAGAGACATATCTCCTCAAATTCTGACTCATCACAGGAAGGGCCAGTGAGAAGAAGCGGGTTTGCAGAGAAGAAGGGGATCTACAGTGATGGGACCCTCAAAATAAGAGGGGATTGTGGGAAGGCAGAGGAACATCCTGGGAGCGGAACACACAGCGACAGCAGCAGTTGCACGGTCAGTGCCAGCAATAGCCCCAACTCTTCATTTAGTCGTAAGACAGCCACTTTTAAGGCCCGTGTGCCCAAGAAGAAGTACACCTCTGAGCACTGTGCCAGAAATCATGGCAACGCTAGCAGTCCCAGCACACCCCCACAGAGCAGCAACAACTCTCACAACATTGCTGGTGCTAGCCAGGGACCAGCATCCTCTGCAGTACATAGAGATACACATGGCCAAAGCCTGCTGGGTGAGGACAACATTTCTGGGTACTTAAACAACAGTGTAATTGGGCCTATGGATAGAATGGCAGGTGAGGGCGGTGAGAGGGATGGAACAAGAACATCTAGTCCACAGCGTTGCTCCTCAACAGATACGGCCAGTGAGCACTCAGCTGACATAGATGTGACAGTCTCAGGACCCGATTCCCACTCCAACTCCCAACAGCCACAAGCACATAGTACTTTAACAACCTCACAGGAGAGCCTGTCAGCAGGGTTAGCTGAAGCCCTTGCAAAGGGTCTTAAGAATCAAAGAGTTCTGGCCCGACAGAGTCCAAGTTTAGGAGATGAGTGGCCTCCTGATCGGGGCCGGGATATGTCAGGAATGTTTCGTGCTGGTGTTGTACGAAGAGTCAGCGAGGAGCATGGGAGTGTGGAGGTGCAGCTAAATGGTGAGAAGACCCTATGCAAGTACCCTTTTCGAGTGGCTACTGATTCTGTTGACCTAATTCTGGATGCGCCCCCTCCTGGGGTGGTGCCATTGCCTATAGGCTCACGGGTCTGTATACCCTTCGGAGGAGGTGACGAGGGTCGTGAGGGAGCACGACAGTGGTATAGAGAAGGCATAGTCACTCAAGTGGATCAGCATCCTGCTGTATCTTGCCCGTACCGTGTCCGGCTATGGGAGGATCTGTCCGATGAGAGAAAGGAGAGGAGAGGTGAAGAGGAAGATGGAATGGGGATCAGTGCTAAGGCTGTTTGGGTCTCACGACAGAATCTCCGTCTACTGGTTCCTCCTTGGGACCTAGAGCCACCCCAGCCTGCTGAGCCAGGGATTGATGGCAggagggggagagaaagagagtgggagGAAATAGAGGAGATGGAAGTGGAGCAGGAGGTGGTTAGGTTAACCAGGCCAACATTTGGAGTTCCGAGATTGTTGCATCCTGTAACTGTACCTTTCACATCAACCCTTTCTTCATCCTCTGCTGTTAGCACTGCCATTACCTCTGTATTCAGTTTAGCTCCAAATAGAGACTGGGAACATAACAGAGAGAAGGAtcaggagagagacagagacttgCAAAGGCACttagagagagaaagggaaagagatCGAGAAAGGGAGAAGCACAAGCTTCTTCCTCTTCATCCATCCACCCCAGAGGAGGACATGGAGGTCAGCCGTCTCAGCCAGCTAAGGGACGGTGGGCTCACTGCAGACATGGGAAGCAAAGCTCTAAAGGTTCCTTCTCAGCATCAACCTATTCTTTCTAAACCAAACTACCTCAACTCTCCCCTTTCTGTGGTGAGAGGCCTCAGCACCCCAATTGCACACCACCTGCCCCTTGTCCCTCATCCAAATCACCCCCCTGTGCTGCTGGGCCTAGATTCAGCAACAGGGGCGGCAGTCATCTCCTCCACACTCCAGATGCCTCCCCTACCCCCCACCTCCTCTCAAGGCTCCCTAGACAAGACCCCTAGCTCAAATTCACATGGAGCATCAGGGGGTGGCTCTGGGTCGTCTTCCTCTTCATCACGTTCCCGTACACCACTCACGGCTGCTCAGCAGAAGTACAAGAAAGGTGATGTGGTGTGTACCCCTACAGGCATCCGCAAGAAGTTCAACGGCAAGCAGTGGCGCAGACTTTGCTCACGTGAAGGATGCTCAAAAGAGTCACAGAGACGTGGCTATTGCTCGCGGCATCTCTCCATGCGCACCAAGGAGATGGAAGCTGGAGGTGGGGTGGGCCGAGACAGGAATGGTGCCAGTAGCACAGGCACTCTCACACCCGACCTTCGTTTAGGTGGACGCACCAGCAGCGAGTATGACTGGGATGACAACTCACGTGACAGCAGTGAAGCTAGCAGCCGTGGAGGGGATTCTCGGCCACGTCTGGTCATGGCCTCTCTCATACCGCAAGATCTATCACGTGACCTTTCCCGCTTTGACTTTGATGACTGCGAGGCTGCAAATATGCTGATGTCACTTGGCAGCTCGCGCTCATGCACACCCTTcttttcacctgtttccaatcagtctccattctcccctgcaCCATCCCCCTCACCCTCTCCGCTATTTGGCTTCCGCCCAGCTAATTTCAGCCCCATCACTGCACCTTCACCTCTGACCCCTCGCCGCCCTCGCCACCTCAGTGGCACAAAGATCCCGGGCACCCCCGGCACAGAACGTGAGCGCCATCTCTCCGGCATCATGCCCACCTTTCAAACTAATTTGACATTCACTGTACCCATGAGCCCCAGTAAACGTAAGCTGGATGCCCCACCACCCCCGCTGCCCAGTGTGTCAGACTATGTTAAGTCTGATTCTCAGCTGAATGACCCTGGTCTTGGCCTCAACACGGCAGCATTCAGGGTTCTGTCCCCCCAAAGCCAGCCTACCACCCCCTCATCTATCTCATTCCCTCGACAAAGGAGCACCACGAGTCGGCCCTCATCTTCTGCTGCCTCCACCCCTCCACCCATGCTGGTTTCCCCCACACCACCCTCTCCTCTGCCACAGGATCCTAGTTTACGCCGCATTGTTCCCCTACGAGATTCGCCCGTCATTGTTCGAAACCCTGATGTGCCGTTGGCTAAGTTCAGTGATAGTCCCCTGAGCCGTAGAGGAAACTTACTGTCTAGGGGGCACAGCCAGACTCCGCATCTCACTGTGGGCCTCCAGGCCCCCGTGCCCATCAATGGTGCTGCCACCAATGGAGACGTTCTCCTGCGGAATCCTGCTCCCAACTTAGTCTTGGTGACCTCCTCCGAGTCATTGACATCTGTGGCTCCTGGACATCCTGCCCACTCAAGCCCTGCCCCTTTGAATGTGTCCACCTCTAATGCATCCATTGGTCCAGTTCTTGCAATATCTGGCTCAGGAAGAAAGGAGCAAAAGAGGAAGCCGGGGGGCCATGCAGATGCTGGTGGTAGTGCTCTTCCACAGCCTGTAGCTTGCCATCCTTCACCCACTGCTCTGCTACCCCTTATCCTGCCAGCAGAGTCCCCTCATCCTGCTCCTCGCAAAGACATCATCATGGGACGACCTGGCACTGGTAAGAGCCCTAAAAGAGGAATAATTGCAAACAGAAtactataattttttaattacacaTCACAATAGCCATCAAATAGAGTTTAcaatatttaaagtatttaaaaatgcaagagagcttaaagggattgttcacccaaaagttcatattgagtcaccatttacttgctctaatattccaaacctgtattagtttctttctttagtgggaacacaaaaggagatattaggcagaatgttattctCAATcaagcattcactttcatttccatacaatgaaggtgaatggtaactgaggcttacagtctgcctagcatctccttttgttttcccaTGGAAGAAAGTCTCCTGAACTATGAAAGAGCTACCTTTGAGCAGTACATTTTTTCTAGGTTAGTTTCTGCAGGCTACTATTTGCTGTTTTGTAGTGTGGAGGAATCCAACACACACTTtatttcctctttaaaaaaaaaaaaaaagggagcacAGAGTGCCTTTGGTATGCTGGTTAACAACAGGTGTTTCTTTGGGTGTGTGTAGTGAAGAATCTTCTGTGCTTTTAGGGTCAGTGTTTTTTATAGAAAGTTGTAGCATGTCTGAAATGAAATGCAGGAACTTGCCCAGACATGTACAGCTAGAGGGGGATTGGACCACCCTGATTCTCTTGAGCACTTAGACTCACAATTAGCTGGAATGACAGATGCTCAGAGCATGTTACACACTTTCTTACACACTTTCTCTGTCTTGGCAATCACTGATACAAAGCAAAACACATATACAAATGCTCACTCCACATATGTATACAAATGAATGGCTTTCGTTCTCAGATTAATGTGCACTGTGGCACAAAAAGGTGCTGGTTTTAGCAGTTTCCTCTTAAGACAATAGAGAGGCTGTAGGTTTTCTGAAACAGCCATGTATTATATATAAAAGGTTTGTCTGTTTCTGCATGTAGTCTGGACCAACGTGGAGCCCCGCTCTGTGCCAGTTTTCCCATGGCATTCATTGGTTCCTTTTCTGGAGACCAGTCAATCAAATACGTCCACACAGCCTACGGAAGGCCAAACACTTGTAAATACGAACAAAGGTAAACTTTTATAAGAATGGACATTTTAACATCTACTTTAGTATGATATTTATactagtatatatactgtatacaccgatcagccacaacattaaaaccacttgcctaatattgtgtaggtcccccttatgccgccaaaacagcaccaacccacatctcagaatagcattctgagatgctattcttctcaccacaattgtacagtgcggttatctgagttaccatagactttgtcaattttaaccagtctggccattctctgttggcctctctcatcaacaaggcatttccgtcgggaggggtaatagtgagggttaaaggttaaatgttgattcattgtatatatgttgtgttttttttctttgttatatgtctacgaatcaataaaaaatgttaattgaaagaaaaaaagcaaggcatttccgtccacagaactgccgctcactggatgtttttgtttttggcaccatcatattctagagactgttgtgtgtgaaaatcccaggagatcagcagttacagaaatactcaaaccagcccatctgacaccaacaatcatccatgcgtttttctaattagccaatcattagcactggcagcagtgcagtgcgtaAAATCaagcttctgttaatgttcacatcaatcatcagaatggggaaaatgtgatctctgtgatttggaacgtggcgtgattgttggtgccagacgggctggttgaagtatttctgtaactgctgatctccttggaatttcacacacaaccgtatctagagtttactcagaatggtgccaaaaacaaaaacatccagtgagtggcagttctgttgatgaaaatgccttgttgatgagagtggtcaacggagaatggccagactggttcaagctctcagaaaggctacggtaactcagataaccactctgtacaattgtagtgagaactgccactcactggatgttttttgtttttggcaccattctaagtaatctctagagactgttgtgtgtgaaaatcccaggagatcagcagttacagaaatactcaaaccagcccatctggcaccaacaatcatgccacggtcgaaatcactgaaatcacaatcttccccattctgatggttgatgtgaatattaactgaagcttctgacctgtatctgcatgattttatgcattgcactgctgccacacgattggctgattagataattgcatgaatatgtaggtgtacaagtgttcctaataaagttcccagtgagtgtttacttttatttatatgaaatattgGGTGCTTTCTGTTAAATATATAAAGGAAGTTAATCATCTTACAGAACCTCGCTTTGGAGTTGCCCTTGTGACTGAGGGACGTATTGACCAACCTGCACCAGAGAGAGGTTCCCCGTGTTGCCCCCCTCCTTCTACTGAAGACCCACCAGTTGAAAGAGATGGAGGCGATAGTGAGACAGAAAGTGATGCTGATGATCTGTAAATATCCATTTGCTTCTTGCTCTTGTCTGCCATACCAAACTTGTcaattttttttctatattttattttcatatataagGCATTTTGGGACAAATGTGGTAATGTTTCTTTATGACCCAATGTaacttattttgtttttcagtttttttccagGTGTAGCCCGAGAGACCTCTCCATCTACTGGCCCAGTGAAAAGACGCTCACAGTCTCTCAGTGCACTTCCCAAAGACGGTGACAAAAAGGTAAGCTCTAGTCCCTAATCTTCTATTTCTGTTAGCATTTTCATTCTGTAGCATCATCATCTAACACTCTTAAGGTGTTTTTACACTGACACTGATTAAATCATAGGGGTCCGCCAGTCACTGTACTGTTGGTTGCTAGTAGGAAATCCTGTTAGAATGCTGCATCCAACTGTATTAGGCTGTATCACTCTCTCCACTTCCATTGGTAGACACAGCATATTAACAAAAAGTTGaacttgtcttttttatttttttattaatagctTTCAAATGTTTTTCTGTGTGAACACCCCTTCCAATTTTATTCAAACCAGACGTGACAGGAAAGCACAGTGGAATCTCATTGTACCAATAATAAACATCAAATAATTTCTGATTGACTTCTGTTTTTCTCTGCATAGTATTTCATTTTCAGTTAAGTTACTTGATGCTGGAAACTTGTTGCGTCATGCCTAGTTATGACACAGTGTAACAGTCACAGAGGTCAAGCATGCTCATTAATAGAAAGTCAGATAAAAGAGTtcctttattatcatttttaaaaactgCTTTACAAATCTACACTGAACTgatcattgttttttcctcctcACTTTTTCTCTCACACCTAAACATAGAGGGAAAAGGACCACATAAGACGGCCAATGAATGCGTTTATGATTTTTAGTAAGCGCCATCGTGCACTGGTGCATCAGCGGCACCCTAACCAGGACAACCGCACAGTCAGTAAAATACTGGGCGAGTGGTGGTACGCCCTGGGACCTAAAGAGAAGCAGAAGTATCATGACCTTGCCTTCCAGGTACATTCAGTGCTTCCTGGTACTTTTTGTgaaatattgtattatttgttgAAGATATATTGACAATatatcactattactgttgctcatattatggttagggatttgaacaaaaccctaaccccaagtattaaacttgGGAGTGTAATGCTTCTTGCAGCATCTGTGTAACGGACATCAATGATACCTCCAGTTGTTCGGCTTGTTGAGAGGTGTGCCATTActtttgtgaatgaaaagactTGCCACTTTCTGGCTGATgataaaacagacaaaagaattccacagacttacattgaaggaaggGCCTGAGCAATATCTGGGAATCATTTATCTTAAAGACTTTAGCATTGGTTAACCACAGTCTTGCATCGGTTGGTGACTTTTGCACGGACCCctcacattatcttcagaaaatgtaaaaatctagttttacacAATATTAACTCAAAATTCACACCTGATTAATTGGCTACTGCTTTAAATGAGAGAACTCTTCATTGGGTTCTGTGGTCTATTTAGGCTTTagtcaaatgtttctttttttctctctttaaggTGAAGGAGGCTCACTTCCGGGCTCACCCTGATTGGAAATGGTGTAACAAGGACAGGAGGAAGTCTCTGTCTGAGGGCCGGGGAACTCCAGGGGCCAAAGAAACTCGCGAGCGCAGCGTATCTGAGAGCACAGGTCCGCGTgggtgtttgtttatatgtgtgggTGTTTGTTGGGTTTCTGAAACTATCAGTGCATACTAGTGTGAAAGAGAGCTGATGTTAAATTACTCCTTTTCTCTTCCCAGAGGCCCATTCCGCATCTCAGGGGGCAGACCACAAAGGAGCAGGTCCCAACTGGACATCACCTCGATCTGACTGTCATGGAGGATTAATGGGAGGGCAGAATCAACGGCCTCGTGCTTTTTCTCAGAGTACTGTGCATACTCTGGAGAGGAGGGacaatgagagagagatagaaagcgCAGGTCTGTTTCCACCCCGCCCCACTACTCACCCTCTATTCCAGCGAAGGGTGAGTGAGGATGTGACCAGTGATGAAGAGCGCATGGTGATCTGCGAGGAAGAtggggatgatgatgtcatgggTGAGTGAAATTTTATATGTATAATTTATATGCATGTTTAGGTAAAAGTAATTCAATATCATCTTTAAGACTCAtccaaccaaaaaaaataaaaatagtatagcTTATCGAAGAGAGGTGTGGTATTACTTTTCGAATCGATCTTAGAATTTTCTTTGGGGGGATGGTAAAATGGGCAAAAACATCCCATAGAGACTTGAGATTTGGCTCTTTCGACTTGGGCCAGTAatcaacaacccagaacaccctagcattgtggctgcAGGTTTTGCATGGGCAGGCACCGCTCAGAAACCGCTttttccagaaaatgtaaaaatctagctaTACAAACAGATCTTAGTAGATGATGCAGTTATGTGAGAAATGTAAAGTCTGCCTGAAAATTAATATCATTCAGAGAGTTTTTCTAGCTGTTCATCCTTATTGTCTCATTATTACTCTCTCAACTGATTTCAGTGTCTTTGTCTCCCCAGAGCCTGTTAAACTAGTATTATGAATAAAACATGgtccatttttaaacattttagttttagaaCCCCATCAGCTGAAAAATTATTCATTACTTTGTTGGAAAAACCAGGTCATACCAGTTTAAAGCTGCACTGACTAACTTTGGGCTCtttagcgacatctgtggttgaaacctaaaattgcaagtaACTTGCAGAGGAATATTTTACTCTAAtttgtttcggcactgctcttctgcgcaGATGATCATGAATCTCGTagtttgaggttacctggacgTTGCCTGCATGGGGACATTGCATCACTCGAAGATACTCACTTGCAAATCCGGAGTCGTGACGCAAGGACAGATGATGTTAGCCTGCGATTTCATGCCAAATCTGACCTGACAGCTCAAAtgattaatgattattttataattatgattttattaattattaattattataggcCTACcgtagtgaattggggtaagaCAAGAACAGGGTTTTGAGCACAGATTTTTGTACTTGCTCAATTATTCAATTTAGTTaattattaacaaaaaaaatcttacatagtgcagctttaagtagGTCAGCATGGTTTTTGGAGTAGGTGTTTTTTGCTGGTCTAATGTGGTCTACCAGATCTAAATGTCTTAAACAACATGGTCTACTATGTTGAAACCAGGTCCACCAACTGGCAGTCCATCTGCTTATCTAGACCTCTTTGAAATCATGCAAGATAAATTTCCAGCAGTATAGATCAGGCTAAATCTTCTCACTGCTCAGCTCTCTTACTCCCATTAGTGTGACACATTAAAACCCTGGTCTTTCATTTTAATGTTTCACTGTGATTTCTCTGCAGAGGACTCATTTGCAGAAGGCTCCATAGACCTGAAGTGTAGAGAGAGAGTGACAGCAAGTGATGATGAAAACGACCATGCAGATGAGGCTGATAGCAAGGTAAAGCTTAATAAAGTACAtccagctgtgttgtgttttcttgAATAAAGACACTTCTCTTTTAATATTTTGTCCACAAAATGTGATTCCTTTACAGTTCGTAAGATTAGCCACATTATCTTAACAACAGAAAAGGATATTTGCTATTGttatttctaaatgttttttcatgtagctcaactggtagagcttgGTGCTAGCAAcgtcaaggtcatgggtttgattcacaAGGAATGCATGTACCAatgaaatgtataccttgaaagcACTGTAAATCCCTTTCAGTTTaaatgtctgccaaatgtgtaCATACTATATTAGATTTAGTGGTATAGTAATGGTTTAGGCTTGGGCAGGTATGTTTAATGTTGCAGGTTCAGTCCCAAGCAGTGATAACCTGAATATTGagttactgagatcacattcctTCTCTGTCATCTTTGTGTTCTTGAGAAAGGCACTTACTATAACTCTTATGCAATGAGCAATAAGTCACTTCAGATGAAAATTATTGCTGAGTTGCATGTAACAACTATTTCCTCATGATTTCATCTGATGGTGTCCTTAAAAATAGGTATATACTAAAGGTACTAGAGGTTTGGTGTCTGTGGCCGTATACACATGGTATTAAAATCTGTTTTGGATGAtcagatcacaagtggacagtgcTAAAAAATAGTGTAAATGGGATCCAAAGCGGTTTGTGATCCGATCATTCAAACCACATTCGAATCGGAGGTAGTCAGATTGCAtttgaccacattgcatttgtagTGTAAACAGTAATGCATCTTGCACACCATTGAAGGACCGCCTACCCATTCAACATGTAATGATTatggcaaaacaagactttgaaaCTTTGCCAGCTGCTTTATGTAATGTATGACTTCAAAAGAAAATAACCATTTAATTGAAACATTTCGAAAAGCCAATACACGCACAAGACTAAAACTATTACAACCATCTGATCGAAAAAATTTGAAAAGCCAATACATGCACAAGACTAAAGCTACAACAACAATCCAATCAAAAATTTCGAAAAGCCAGTACATACTCAAGTGCTTTCTTTCTCTTAGATAGGTGACCAAACAAAATTTAGAGGTTCATTTGGCCACTGACTTAATAATTTGGCCTAAGGTTGACTCCTAGGTAACAGCATTACAAAAAATATTGGGGTTTGATGATGTGGGCTAATTGCAAATAGTAATCTCAATTTTCTTCCCCACCTTTCGATTCCCTCGTCTTCAGCACACCTTCCAACAAGTAGTCCATTCCTCTTTGGCGTTCTCTCCTGGTAGTTCAACTGCCATCAAAGATGAAGACCGGCAAAAAGAGAACATAGACAGGAAGAAAAAGAGAGGGATGGAGGGAGTAAAGCAGGAGAATGGGGGGCCCAAAGAAGGGAAagaaggaggtggaggaggacagGTTCCTTCTCATGCAAATTCAGCCTCCATTACTAGTATAAATGCCACTTTGCTGCATGAGGCAGGGATGTACCACACACAAGGTGCTGTCAATATGGCCCCTACCATAGTGACCAATGTTGTTCGGCCCATCACCAGCACCCCTATCCCCATCGCCAGCAAGCCAGCTGATGGGGGTGTGGCTGTTGGGACCCTTCCTCCAGATGGGAAGCACAAGCTACTGATTGGTGCTGGCAGAGCAGCAGGAGGTGGGGCCATTCCAGGGGGTGGGTACTTTCCCTCCTCTTCTCCCAAACCTAATGGTCAAGGAAGCTTAGTCACTGGCCTTGTCCTAGGAGGAGCCTTCCCAAACCAACCCACTGTTCAGCTTATTCCTCCACCCCATCATACTCCATGCAATGGAACGCCTAACAACAGTGCTGTACCCCTTCCCATGTTTCATCCTCAGTTCCTCCCTGCTGCTTCTATTACACCCCCTAGTGTTGGGAAACCTGTGAAACAGATGCAGTACATCCTTCCAACGCTACCAGCCAATCCCAACAGCCCATCCTCCCAGCAGCCATCCAGTGTCCTTGCCTTGCCCAGTGCCCCGCCCACCCATATGACCTTGGCCAATGGGGTGCATTCAGGGGCAGGGCAAGGAATAAGATATGCTTCAATTCCAGCAGTGGGAGGAGTCATCCCAGGAGGTGGAGGTAAGATTTGGGGCTCAGAAATCCCTTTTAAAAGGATTGTTGT
The sequence above is a segment of the Myxocyprinus asiaticus isolate MX2 ecotype Aquarium Trade chromosome 34, UBuf_Myxa_2, whole genome shotgun sequence genome. Coding sequences within it:
- the LOC127425031 gene encoding protein capicua homolog; this encodes MKPIQIQGRRSPPSTRAKGVKRRAANSSPQEEKRDTEEKPQISPTSPKRHISSNSDSSQEGPVRRSGFAEKKGIYSDGTLKIRGDCGKAEEHPGSGTHSDSSSCTVSASNSPNSSFSRKTATFKARVPKKKYTSEHCARNHGNASSPSTPPQSSNNSHNIAGASQGPASSAVHRDTHGQSLLGEDNISGYLNNSVIGPMDRMAGEGGERDGTRTSSPQRCSSTDTASEHSADIDVTVSGPDSHSNSQQPQAHSTLTTSQESLSAGLAEALAKGLKNQRVLARQSPSLGDEWPPDRGRDMSGMFRAGVVRRVSEEHGSVEVQLNGEKTLCKYPFRVATDSVDLILDAPPPGVVPLPIGSRVCIPFGGGDEGREGARQWYREGIVTQVDQHPAVSCPYRVRLWEDLSDERKERRGEEEDGMGISAKAVWVSRQNLRLLVPPWDLEPPQPAEPGIDGRRGREREWEEIEEMEVEQEVVRLTRPTFGVPRLLHPVTVPFTSTLSSSSAVSTAITSVFSLAPNRDWEHNREKDQERDRDLQRHLERERERDREREKHKLLPLHPSTPEEDMEVSRLSQLRDGGLTADMGSKALKVPSQHQPILSKPNYLNSPLSVVRGLSTPIAHHLPLVPHPNHPPVLLGLDSATGAAVISSTLQMPPLPPTSSQGSLDKTPSSNSHGASGGGSGSSSSSSRSRTPLTAAQQKYKKGDVVCTPTGIRKKFNGKQWRRLCSREGCSKESQRRGYCSRHLSMRTKEMEAGGGVGRDRNGASSTGTLTPDLRLGGRTSSEYDWDDNSRDSSEASSRGGDSRPRLVMASLIPQDLSRDLSRFDFDDCEAANMLMSLGSSRSCTPFFSPVSNQSPFSPAPSPSPSPLFGFRPANFSPITAPSPLTPRRPRHLSGTKIPGTPGTERERHLSGIMPTFQTNLTFTVPMSPSKRKLDAPPPPLPSVSDYVKSDSQLNDPGLGLNTAAFRVLSPQSQPTTPSSISFPRQRSTTSRPSSSAASTPPPMLVSPTPPSPLPQDPSLRRIVPLRDSPVIVRNPDVPLAKFSDSPLSRRGNLLSRGHSQTPHLTVGLQAPVPINGAATNGDVLLRNPAPNLVLVTSSESLTSVAPGHPAHSSPAPLNVSTSNASIGPVLAISGSGRKEQKRKPGGHADAGGSALPQPVACHPSPTALLPLILPAESPHPAPRKDIIMGRPGTVWTNVEPRSVPVFPWHSLVPFLETSQSNTSTQPTEGQTLVNTNKEPRFGVALVTEGRIDQPAPERGSPCCPPPSTEDPPVERDGGDSETESDADDLFFPGVARETSPSTGPVKRRSQSLSALPKDGDKKREKDHIRRPMNAFMIFSKRHRALVHQRHPNQDNRTVSKILGEWWYALGPKEKQKYHDLAFQVKEAHFRAHPDWKWCNKDRRKSLSEGRGTPGAKETRERSVSESTEAHSASQGADHKGAGPNWTSPRSDCHGGLMGGQNQRPRAFSQSTVHTLERRDNEREIESAGLFPPRPTTHPLFQRRVSEDVTSDEERMVICEEDGDDDVMEDSFAEGSIDLKCRERVTASDDENDHADEADSKHTFQQVVHSSLAFSPGSSTAIKDEDRQKENIDRKKKRGMEGVKQENGGPKEGKEGGGGGQVPSHANSASITSINATLLHEAGMYHTQGAVNMAPTIVTNVVRPITSTPIPIASKPADGGVAVGTLPPDGKHKLLIGAGRAAGGGAIPGGGYFPSSSPKPNGQGSLVTGLVLGGAFPNQPTVQLIPPPHHTPCNGTPNNSAVPLPMFHPQFLPAASITPPSVGKPVKQMQYILPTLPANPNSPSSQQPSSVLALPSAPPTHMTLANGVHSGAGQGIRYASIPAVGGVIPGGGVQAQSPVLQSKMLVPMATVGTGSTPPQPISLLGSPLPVQNGAQPGSKIIQIAPVPLVQTNVHPGGSVQTGSSFPVSMAAATVMTPGPTPPQTVLLTPPPTRITYVQSTSGVSAPLPLASTPAVSSTQQAPSPAVPSFLQSPVATLGFTAIAPAGQALVQPIVASQPPHLAPCSPPSGLSQSATASTATRQLVTAIYPSVSSAGGVVSVTAVPQSTASSISVPVSSTSPQAKTSSTVTAQLQSQVNMQIERERAPESRKETGTQREQPMSNDGHQTPPSSVDESVQCTSTSHTHTGQHCEGKDDGKKGSKMEREYERDIGGGSSQTERGEGVRAMEGEIEGQDAETNIKDENSREAGRMESSVLDPPPPPLQTDTTSAKKNKSRPPPLKSTIDADNKMLSGSSFEERLAELPEFKPEEVLPSPNLQSLASSPRAILGSYRKKRRNSTDLDSADDPSSPRRKSRRLSSCSSEPNTPKSAAKCEGDIFTFDRAFGETEHILEEMDRVQPSSLRRMLDQRRALVMQLFQEHGFFPSAQATAAFQARYSDTFPNKLSLQLKIREVRQKIMQTAGSSEIGGVASGCDSASTPGPSNPAPRENSESDESGRGTEEPPKKDLGIRKK